A stretch of DNA from Limanda limanda chromosome 16, fLimLim1.1, whole genome shotgun sequence:
aaacacatgaagagAACACAGGCTCCATGGGGCCTATTCTACATGTTGGGTTTCTCTGCACGCTCATCCAGGTTTGGTGAATGGCATGCTGGGTAACGTACTGTCCGAGTCCTCCTTTGTCTTTGTGGCCGACACGCTGTCACAGTAAGTTCGCTTTTGAATGCGCTGAATCATTCTGCGACCGTAAAAGTCCCGATAATCCGATGGAAGTTCCTCCAGAGTGTGAAGAGCCCTCTCCAGGGCCTGAAGGGCTCGAGCTGCAGCCACTGGGTCTTTATTACCGTACGGGTCCTTTTTGTCATAACAGTCAGCCGCTAGGTGGCGCCAGAACACGTTCACACCCACACCAAACTGCAGTGCAGTGGTGTTATGGAACCACAGGGCTgcaggacacagggacacaggatTAAGACTGAGGCAGTTTCACCTTATCAATCATTTCTAATTTCAAGTACGTTATTACTTCCGTGACTAATGTGGACGACTCCTTACCGGGGATAAAGAGCAGGTCTCCAGGTTCGAGCACGCACTCGTAGTGCTTTGCCTTTAAAAAGTCAGGAAATCGTTTCAGATCTGGGGAATCGATGTCCAGAACCTCGGATTTATCACCTGCTGGGTGACGTTCACATTGAAAGAGAGCACTGTCGCATTATACCAAGCTtaacaaacaagacaaatctATATCGGAGcctaaaatgaaaaacagacatGAATACAAACAGGCTTGCATCTGTCCTTCGTGACTCACCTGACAGGTAAAGGTGCAATGCATCCTGGGGGCTGTAGAGGACcactctcttcctccctgtcacCTGAGCCAGCAGGTTATCCATCACCTGAAGGACgagcagagacaggaagagacacTGAGGCTGCTACTCATCTAATGGCCCCCCCGGTGACCTCTCACCTCTTAACAACATTAACAACTTCACATTAAATCACTCACATCGTAGTGGGTCCACAGCTGCAGACCACAGGAGCTGATACGGAAAACACTGGAGAAAAACTGATCCGGTTCAAAGAAGTGTGGGACATGAAAGTCCTCTGCCAAGTGCGGGAACTGCTTGTGCAGGTCAGCAGGTTcctgggggggagggggaataCTTTTAGctgtaattatatttatatatatatatatatatatacacgtcTAAAGATAACTAAACCCTTTTGTTGTAATTATAAAAGGAGAGCAAGTTTTTTTCACAGAATTGAAAGGTCTCCATACCTTCCGCACGTCCTCTCCCAGTGATCGTAGATAATAGTGCTCATCCTGAAAAGGAATTTGTggcatttaaataataaaatatactgtgaaaatatatatacacatatcaTACTCTTATTTTATGATTCTTACCTCAGACAGGAAGAAGTCTGAGTGTTTTTTCTCAGATGCCCTTTTCACAAACTCGTTGAAAGGTAAAGTCCTGTGAAGAATTAGTAGTGATTGAGAAATCTGAAgaggaggtgtttgtgtgtttgtgtgtgtgtgtgtgtgtgtgtgtgtgtttgagagacaAATCTCACTTGTACACAAAGTTCTTGTGCAGGAAGTCCATCTGTGGTACCGTGGAGACGTGAATCTTCACatcctggtctcctcctctcagtctgAGATGTTCAAGGGTCCACTTCTCCAGACACGGCCCCAGATCCACGCCTCTGAGCAAGGCAGGTCTGCGCTGAAACACAACACTCGATTGATTAGGAGACAATTTACTCCAAAGTCCTGTCTGACGGCAGATACATGTACCTGTGATCCATCCTACACACAAGGTATAAGGGTACTTTTTAAACATGAAGTACAAGTactggtgtgaaaacagttgTGTAATTTCCTTTGTGGCTCCGCTGGATGCTCAGTTATGTCTATCAAAATAATGCAAATTGGAGATTTCCAACCAGGTAACTTGCATGAGTAGTTAAAGCAGATGGTTCaagtacaaaaatataaatagttaacTAAAAGTTTCTATGAACAcaattcatagaatcacttcctgttgggCGATTTCTTCATAAAGTGAAATCACAaggtttgttttcattgctTCAATTAAATTATatcagagcttttattttgaaaagttgtgaaaatgtttgaaaaagacAAGATCAGTTTAGTAAATCCTTAACTTGAGCAACACACAAATTTAACTCagttttcattttacaaaaaatattgaatataatgtgtaaaaaaatctgaatccagTTAAATCGCAGATGCATGAAGAGCATCGATGCAGATCAAAACGATTTGATCGACTGAAAAACGGCGAAACCGGAAATGAAGACGCAGCCACGGAGGAAGCAGCTGTTACCTCTGGACAGATGTCTCGCAGGAAGACGTCCTTGTCCACTTGTGTGAATATGGACACCGGTGTCCTCTCCTGGTCCTCCATGTCCCAGCTGTCAGGGGTAAACACCGGGTGTTACACTCCTGGTGCTCCCCccggaaacaaaataaaacaacacgaTAATGTCCGGAGGTTAAATGATCAGAGAGTCTTACGCATAACAACTAAAAACACTTAGTTTGAGTCATGTTAAAAAGCGTCAGTGTCCCCGCGTCCTGTTGCGTCACTAcctgtgtttttaaactgttcTACTCGTTCCTCTCCGGAAGAAACAAGCGCTGCGATGAGAAGAGTTCCGAGGCCATTCCAAGATGGCGCTGCCCATGTTGAGAGGGTGTTTCCGGGTTCCATCCACGTTCAGCCTCGCTCGTCTGCTTCTACATGACCGTGTCCTCCCGCTCCGCCCCGGGGACAAGCGGGGTCCTCTCCCCCCGGCTGCCGGGGCCCCGGTCCGGGCCTACAGCTCGGACCGGGGCCGGCAGAACCAGAAGGTGATGGTGGTCGGGATCCCAAACCCCCTCATCTGGCTTCGCACCCGGGTCTACTACTTCCTGATCCGGGCCTACTTCGACAAGGAGTTCCGCATCGAGGAGTTCACGGAGGGAGCGAAGCAGGTGCTGACGTGTGCtcattaatcaatcaatcaatcacattttaattgtatagagcccatattcacaaatcacaattcgtctcatagggctttaacatggtgagacatcctctgtcccaCCATGTTTTGCAAGAGTAAGgaacaaactactaaaaacccttttaacagggtaaagaaggtagaaacctcagtgAGACACGTGAGGATCcgacagaagtgcaacagatgtcaagtgtaggaaaacatcaagataaaggttttagcagcaatgatgagggtaaacattttgaaggataacttcaatactatatgtcaagcggtcctgctgcatcatagtccctggtcagcagccagtaagaccatgatccaccatcaagaccggatccactatagtccacagtcattgtccactgccgccagttaggatccatcgaAAGAGAAGCCCCGTGTGTCATGTTCAGGCGTGTCGGTTCGCTGCTGGTGGTGAAGAGGACTTTGTTTTGGTGTTGCAGGCTTTCTCCCACGTGTCCAGGCTCCTGTCCCGATGTCAGTTCCAGGCTCTGGAAGGACTCGTGGCTGAAGACGTGAGTCCAAACCATtatcatttgtgtgtttattatccAAATATGGATATTTATCATatatatgttgttatttatcTGTTCATATCCTCGCAGTTGATTgggaagctggaggagaagtgCAGCCTGCTGCCACTGAGCAGCCAGAAAGCTCTTTCTGCAGGTCCTGATGAGATCATGTACACAACACCCGGAGACGTGGGAATCCACTACGACGACAATGGTTAGTCAGAAGCCCCTGATAAATAGACCTACCTTAAAAACtatttatactatatatatatatataaaaacgcACACTGTTGTTTTTAGGAAGGAAGTTTGTCAGTATCCTGATGCGCTTCTGGTACCTGACCAGAGCGCAGCTTCCTGACGACACCATGGAGGGAGCTCATATCTTCCAGGTGTCCAtcagtggagaaggagaagcagagacGAAAAGACTGCTCACTGCAAATTATGAGTGAGGAGATGTGTCTTGTGCATATGgaatatgatttaaaaagagCAACCTCTTAAATGGTTCTGATCTTTCCTTGCGTCTGCTTTTCCTGACAGATTCCAAAGGGAGTTCACTAAAGGAGTTCCACCGGACTGGACCATCACAAGGATAGAGCACTCCAAGCTTTTGGATTAAGCTGGTTTCGATTCGAGGCAGATGTTCCAGTGGAAACTCGTCAAAGACAAGAGATTTTCCTCAGTATTTGGTTTCTTAAATTGAGAGATGAGATGAGCTCAAATTAACcagagaggaaaataagacaTGGGAAGTCAGAGTAAAGCATCAGGACTTGGATTCAGTCGCTATTCTCCAGGATGCTCTCCACACCTGTCTGCAGTTTGTCAGTGTTTCTGATTGTGTTCTCCACAATTTCTAATATCCCAGAAACTAATGACTAGAGCTTGATCAGATCTGTGAACTGTGCTTTGGGAATTGTATCTTACTTTAACTATTATACTAATGCCAGAAGGACAGAGTTCCACAGGGATGTCAGCCGATCCCAAGAACCACATCCTGATTGTCTGGAACATGGTGAGATGACGTCTGGCCCCTCATCTGCGTTTCTTCTCTTTAATCTCTCCAGGTTCATGTATATAGAGCCAGATCATCACATGATATCTCAGGACACTTCTCACATAGAGCAGGTTCACACTGTACATTTTACAATCATACTAACCGACCCAGAAACTCTCACAATGACCGAGAACTAGCAAGAGAGAAAGTTCAGAGGCAGCGACCTCGAGCTGTGg
This window harbors:
- the tyw5 gene encoding tRNA wybutosine-synthesizing protein 5 isoform X2, which produces MEDQERTPVSIFTQVDKDVFLRDICPERRPALLRGVDLGPCLEKWTLEHLRLRGGDQDVKIHVSTVPQMDFLHKNFVYKTLPFNEFVKRASEKKHSDFFLSEDEHYYLRSLGEDVRKEPADLHKQFPHLAEDFHVPHFFEPDQFFSSVFRISSCGLQLWTHYDVMDNLLAQVTGRKRVVLYSPQDALHLYLSGDKSEVLDIDSPDLKRFPDFLKAKHYECVLEPGDLLFIPALWFHNTTALQFGVGVNVFWRHLAADCYDKKDPYGNKDPVAAARALQALERALHTLEELPSDYRDFYGRRMIQRIQKRTYCDSVSATKTKEDSDSTLPSMPFTKPG
- the tyw5 gene encoding tRNA wybutosine-synthesizing protein 5 isoform X1, whose translation is MEDQERTPVSIFTQVDKDVFLRDICPERRPALLRGVDLGPCLEKWTLEHLRLRGGDQDVKIHVSTVPQMDFLHKNFVYKTLPFNEFVKRASEKKHSDFFLSEDEHYYLRSLGEDVRKEPADLHKQFPHLAEDFHVPHFFEPDQFFSSVFRISSCGLQLWTHYDVMDNLLAQVTGRKRVVLYSPQDALHLYLSAGDKSEVLDIDSPDLKRFPDFLKAKHYECVLEPGDLLFIPALWFHNTTALQFGVGVNVFWRHLAADCYDKKDPYGNKDPVAAARALQALERALHTLEELPSDYRDFYGRRMIQRIQKRTYCDSVSATKTKEDSDSTLPSMPFTKPG
- the maip1 gene encoding m-AAA protease-interacting protein 1, mitochondrial, whose translation is MALPMLRGCFRVPSTFSLARLLLHDRVLPLRPGDKRGPLPPAAGAPVRAYSSDRGRQNQKVMVVGIPNPLIWLRTRVYYFLIRAYFDKEFRIEEFTEGAKQAFSHVSRLLSRCQFQALEGLVAEDLIGKLEEKCSLLPLSSQKALSAGPDEIMYTTPGDVGIHYDDNGRKFVSILMRFWYLTRAQLPDDTMEGAHIFQVSISGEGEAETKRLLTANYEFQREFTKGVPPDWTITRIEHSKLLD